The Populus trichocarpa isolate Nisqually-1 chromosome 11, P.trichocarpa_v4.1, whole genome shotgun sequence genome has a segment encoding these proteins:
- the LOC7485564 gene encoding dof zinc finger protein 4, which translates to MGLSSKQVTGDGLDWSQTLLQAHTLELPKPPVIRRQQQQNQLQFEPLKCPRCESTNTKFCYYNNYNKSQPRHFCKSCKRHWTKGGNLRNVPVGGGRKNKRQKTSKTSSNTTTSSSTTASTTAPSNNNSATNMTNWVNPQLAIQAQQQKQNLPDLVLGGQKDLSEILYQAMINPPSSVLQQNSISCNNFDTKSFNVNNNGVLLGSSVSIPQNQGLLFPYSSSFDTHPSSICTSFQPSNVYNYTGESMEDSTITTTMPPTSSTITHSLQVPNTSSGMDMTNYWNWDDIENYVSADLNVPWDDSEIKP; encoded by the coding sequence ATGGGGTTGAGTTCTAAGCAGGTTACTGGTGATGGGCTAGATTGGAGCCAGACCCTTTTGCAGGCTCATACTTTGGAGCTGCCTAAACCTCCTGTAATAAGGAGGCAGCAGCAACAAAACCAGCTGCAATTCGAGCCCTTGAAGTGTCCAAGGTGTGAGTCGACAAACACAAAGTTTTGTTATTACAACAACTATAACAAGTCACAGCCTAGGCATTTTTGCAAGTCTTGCAAGAGACACTGGACAAAAGGCGGCAATCTCCGAAATGTTCCTGTTGGTGGCGGCCGCAAAAACAAGAGgcagaaaacatcaaaaacaagttCCAACACCACCACCTCTTCAAGCACTACTGCAAGCACCACTGCTCCAAGCAACAATAATAGCGCGACCAATATGACTAATTGGGTTAATCCCCAGTTGGCAATTCAAGCTCAGCAGCAAAAGCAGAATCTTCCCGATCTTGTACTTGGTGGTCAAAAGGATTTATCTGAAATTCTGTATCAAGCAATGATCAATCCACCATCTTCAGTTTTGCAACAGAATTCAATCAGCTGCAACAACTTTGACACCAAAAGTTTCAACGTCAACAACAATGGTGTCCTTTTGGGTTCATCTGTGTCTATACCTCAAAATCAAGGCTTACTGTTTCCTTATTCAAGTTCTTTTGACACACATCCATCTTCAATTTGCACCTCCTTTCAGCCCTCAAATGTTTATAACTACACTGGAGAATCTATGGAGGACTcaaccatcaccaccaccatgcCTCCCACAAGCAGCACCATCACTCATTCATTGCAAGTGCCAAATACAAGCAGTGGAATGGACATGACAAATTACTGGAATTGGGATGATATAGAGAATTACGTCTCTGCTGATCTCAATGTACCATGGGATGATTCTGAAATCAAACCATAG
- the LOC7485450 gene encoding polyphenol oxidase, chloroplastic, giving the protein MASISPSTTTPTTISSSTFFPSFPKTSQLSLIKKRNHRYTPRFSCRATNDDSQNPTTRRDLLIGLGGLYGATSLSDPFAFAAPVSAPDISKCGRADLPTGANETNCCPPVPSTKILDFKRPPSNAPLRVRPAAHLADKDYIAKYKKAIELMKALPEDDPRSFMQQADVHCAYCNGAYDQVGFPNLEIQVHNSWLFFPFHRYYLYFYEKILGKLIDDPTFALPFWNWDSPGGMQLPAMYADPNSPLYDSLRNKNHQPPTLLDLDWSGTDTPTSNEEQLSSNLTIMYRQMVSNGKTPRLFFGGAYRAGDEPGPEPGPIENIPHGPVHIWTGDNTQPNSEDMGNFYSAARDPIFFCHHSNVDRMWSVWKTLGGRRTDLTDPDWLNASFFFYDENANPVRVKVRDCLDSRNLGYVYQDVEIPWLQSRPTPRRSAKKVASNIFGHEKEAIAAEKKKNALTPITAFPLVLNKVISVKVARPKKSRSKKEKEDEEELLVIQGLEFDKTKALKFDVYINDEDDSLSAPDKTEFAGSFVNVPHKHKHGKKMTTCFRLALTDLLEDLDVEGDDSLIVTLVPRYGKGLAKIGGIKIEFDQD; this is encoded by the coding sequence ATGGCTTCTATCTCTCCTTCCACCACCACGCCAACCACCATCTCTAGCTCCACTTTCTTCCCTTCATTCCCTAAAACATCCCAACTTTCCTTGATCAAGAAGAGAAACCATCGTTACACCCCTAGATTTTCATGCAGAGCCACAAATGATGATTCGCAAAACCCTACCACCAGAAGAGATTTACTTATTGGTCTAGGAGGCCTGTATGGGGCAACAAGTCTTAGTGATCCATTTGCCTTCGCTGCGCCAGTGTCTGCTCCTGATATCTCCAAATGTGGCAGGGCAGACTTGCCCACCGGTGCGAATGAAACAAACTGTTGCCCTCCAGTACCATCTACCAAGATCCTAGACTTCAAGCGCCCTCCTTCAAATGCCCCATTACGTGTTAGACCAGCAGCTCATTTAGCTGATAAGGACTACATAGCTAAATACAAGAAAGCCATTGAGCTCATGAAAGCTCTCCCTGAAGATGATCCACGTAGCTTCATGCAACAAGCCGATGTTCATTGTGCTTATTGTAATGGTGCTTATGACCAAGTGGGGTTTCCTAATTTAGAAATTCAAGTTCACAACTCTTGGCTCTTCTTTCCTTTCCATAGATACTATCTTTACTTCTATGAGAAAATCTTAGGCAAATTGATTGATGATCCAACTTTTGCTTTGCCTTTCTGGAACTGGGATTCTCCTGGTGGCATGCAATTGCCAGCCATGTATGCCGATCCTAATTCACCACTGTATGATAGTCTCCGCAACAAGAATCACCAACCACCAACATTGCTTGATCTTGATTGGAGTGGCACAGACACCCCCACTTCAAACGAAGAGCAGTTATCTAGCAACCTTACCATTATGTACAGGCAAATGGTGTCCAATGGAAAGACTCCTAGGCTCTTTTTCGGTGGTGCATACCGTGCTGGTGATGAACCAGGCCCTGAACCAGGTCCAATTGAGAATATTCCACACGGTCCAGTTCATATCTGGACAGGTGACAACACTCAACCAAACTCTGAAGACATGGGCAATTTCTACTCAGCTGCTAGAGATCCAATCTTTTTCTGTCATCACTCGAACGTTGACCGAATGTGGTCAGTATGGAAGACATTAGGAGGCAGGCGAACTGACCTGACTGACCCTGATTGGCTTAATGCCTCATTCTTTTTCTACGATGAAAATGCCAATCCTGTTCGTGTCAAGGTTAGAGATTGCCTGGATTCAAGAAACCTAGGATATGTTTATCAAGATGTTGAAATTCCTTGGCTACAATCCAGGCCAACACCAAGAAGGTCAGCCAAGAAAGTGGCTAGCAATATCTTTGGCCATGAAAAGGAAGCAATTGCagctgaaaagaaaaagaacgcATTGACACCAATCACTGCTTTCCCTCTAGTGTTGAATAAAGTGATCAGTGTTAAGGTTGCAAGGCCAAAGAAATCGAGAAgcaaaaaggagaaagaagacGAGGAGGAGCTTCTGGTAATTCAAGGGCTTGAGTTTGACAAAACTAAAGCTTTGAAATTTGATGTGTACATTAATGATGAGGATGATTCCCTTAGTGCACCAGACAAGACAGAGTTTGCTGGAAGTTTTGTGAATGTGCCCCATAAGCACAAACATGGGAAGAAAATGACTACATGTTTCAGGTTGGCTCTTACAGATCTCTTGGAGGATTTGGATGTTGAGGGTGATGACAGTCTGATTGTGACTTTGGTGCCAAGGTATGGCAAGGGTCTAGCAAAAATTGGCGGCATCAAGATTGAGTTTGATCAAGATTAA
- the LOC7485563 gene encoding uncharacterized protein LOC7485563, which translates to MTVETLPYQNHVVSNGDLASTNPNSTKKSKESERRRRRRKQKKNKSQAPDASAAAADGDDSDAANGDGGDAKENADPQQVMEQVVIEYVPEKAELEDGMDEFRNVFEKFNFLQSAGSEENDKKDESIQNADAKKKTDSDSDSEEEEDNEQKEKGVSNKKKKLQRRMKIADLKQICSRPDVVEVWDATSADPKLLVFLKSYRNTVPVPRHWCQKRKFLQGKRGIEKQPFQLPDFIAATGIEKIRQAYIEKEDGKKLKQKQRERMQPKMGKMDIDYQVLHDAFFKYQTKPKLTMHGDLYHEGKEFEVKLREMKPGSLSQELKEALGMPEGAPPPWLINMQRYGPPPSYPHLKIPGLNAPIPPGASFGYHAGGWGKPPVDEYGRPLYGDVFGVQIQEQPNYEEEPVDKSKHWGDLEEEEEEEEEEEEEEEEEEQLDEEELEDGVQSVDSLSSTPTGVETPDVIDLRKQQRKEPERPLYQVLEEKQERIAAGTLLGTTHTYVVNTGSQDKTAAKRVDLLRGQKTDRVDVTLLPEELEVMDNVLPSKYEEAREEEKLRSQREDFSDMVAENEKKRKRKMQEKDGKSKKKDFKF; encoded by the exons ATGACCGTAGAAACTCTGCCATATCAAAACCACGTAGTCTCCAATGGAGATCTAGCCTCAACTAACCCTAACTCTACAAAGAAATCCAAAGAGAGCGAACGCCGTCGTCGCAGACGCAAGCAGAAGAAGAACAAGTCTCAGGCACCCGACGCTTCAGCCGCCGCCGCAGACGGAGACGACAGCGACGCCGCCAATGGTGATGGTGGCGATGCAAAGGAGAACGCCGATCCTCAACAG GTTATGGAGCAAGTTGTAATTGAGTATGTCCCTGAAAAGGCAGAGTTAGAAGATGGCATGGATGAGTTCAGGAATGTTTTTGAGAAGTTCAATTTCCTTCAAAGTGCTGGTTCTGAG GAGAATGATAAAAAGGATGAATCAATCCAAAATGCAGATGCCAAGAAGAAAACCGACTCAGATTCAGattcagaagaagaagaagataatgaacaaaaggagaaaggcgtgtcaaacaagaagaaaaag CTTCAACGGCGGATGAAAATTGCTGATTTGAAACAGATATGCTCCAGACCTGATGTTGTTGAG GTATGGGATGCAACTTCTGCAGATCCGAagcttttagtgtttttgaagtCGTACAGAAATACTGTTCCTGTTCCTAGACACTGGTGCCAGAAAAGGAAGTTTCTGCAG GGTAAGCGTGGTATTGAAAAGCAACCTTTTCAACTTCCTGATTTTATTGCTGCAACAGGAATTGAGAAAATTAGACAG GCTTACATTGAAAAGGAAGACGGTAAGAAGTTAAAACAAAAGCAACGTGAGCGGATGCAGCCAAAGATGGGGAAAATGGATATTGACTATCAG GTTCTCCATGATGCTTTTTTCAAGTATCAAACAAAGCCAAAGCTGACCATGCATGGTGACTTATATCATGAAGGAAAAGAGtttgag GTAAAGCTTAGGGAGATGAAGCCAGGCAGTCTTTCACAAGAACTTAAAGAAGCTCTTGGTATGCCGGAGGGTGCACCTCCTCCCTGGCTTATTAATATGCAG AGATATGGCCCTCCTCCATCATATCCGCATCTAAAAATTCCTGGACTTAATGCTCCTATTCCTCCTGGAGCTAGCTTTGGATATCATGCTGGTGGCTGGGGCAAGCCTCCTGTTGATGAA TACGGGCGCCCTTTATATGGAGATGTTTTTGGGGTTCAGATACAAGAACAGCCCAACTATGAG GAGGAGCCAGTTGATAAGTCCAAGCATTGGGGTGAtttggaggaagaagaagaggaggaggaggaggaggaggaggaggaagaggaggaggaacaGCTTGATGAAGAGGAGTTGGAGGATGGTGTTCAATCTGTTGATAGCCTTTCAAG CACACCAACTGGAGTTGAGACTCCTGATGTTATTGACCTTCGTAAGCAGCAGAGAAAGGAACCTGAGAGGCCTCTTTATCAA gttcttgaagaaaaacaagagagaattGCTGCAGGGACTCTACTTGGAACAACACACAC ATATGTGGTTAACACTGGCTCCCAGGACAAGACAGCAGCCAAAAGG GTTGATCTGCTCAGAGGTCAGAAAACAGATAGAGTTGATGTTACTCTACTACCTGAAGAATTGGAAGTTATGGATAATGTCTTGCCTTCGAA ATATGAGGAAGCAAGAGAGGAGGAGAAGCTACGTAGTCAGCGAGAGGATTTCAGTGACATGGTTGCAGAG AATGAGAAGAAGAGGAAGCGTAAGATGCAGGAAAAGGATGGGAAATCGAAGAAAAAGGATTTCAAATTCTAA